From a single Micromonas commoda chromosome 5, complete sequence genomic region:
- a CDS encoding predicted protein → MGHGSRSRRRDEAEGDDTSDAAREEAREKQREHKHRQRRRKIERRHAAVNEILSRIAPPSRASFTALEDVPAWCDGNPIEWSSIGPSCDPASMANDGEEATMRGDDANKGASAIVAAAAKPPVVNLRAMRKRWQVESFAVVLRELERERAARDDADTLPPMRVVDFGAGSGNLILPLSKCFPDMRFTAVEMKRRSAELLERRAAAAGLTNVDVVVDMIEKTSFDFDVGVALHACGNATDFTIARCLAAGAAFAVSPCCIGKLKFSLAGGSSFSATNKDWTTKGGDGDGDGDQVVCPVITHPRSKWMAEQLAGPGDFAALAQAADTGHGDGANADTITDLGARAKMNVELDRAEAAREAGYSVESLKLIRAADAPPNKSDLLVGVPASRAGALKRLRPLVSCS, encoded by the coding sequence ATGGGGCACGGTTCGAGAAGCCGACGGAGGGATGAGGCGGAGGGCGATgacacgagcgacgcggcgcgggaggaggcgcgggagaagCAGAGGGAGCACAAACACCGTCAGAGGCGTCGTAAAATAGAGCGTcggcacgcggcggtgaacgagATCTTGTCTCGGATCGCGCCCCCATCTCGAGCTTCCTTCACCGCTCTCGAGGATGTACCCGCGTGGTGCGATGGGAATCCGATAGAGTGGTCGTCCATAGGCCCTTCGTGCGATCCAGCGAGCATGGCgaacgacggggaggaggcgacgatgcgcggggacgacgccaacAAAGGCGCcagcgccatcgtcgccgccgccgcgaagccgccggTCGTCAACTTGCGAGCCATGCGCAAGCGGTGGCAGGTGGAGTCCTTCGCCGTGGTGCTTCGGGAGCTCGAGcgtgagcgcgccgcgcgagacgacgccgacACGCTGCCCCCCATGCGGGTGGTGGACTTCGGGGCGGGCTCCGGCAACCTCATACTACCACTCAGCAAGTGTTTTCCAGACATGCGCTTCACCGCGGTTGAGATGAAGCGACGCAGCGCcgaactcctcgagcgccgcgccgccgccgcaggtcTTACCAACGTGGACGTCGTGGTTGACATGATCGAGAAGACCTCGTTCGacttcgacgtcggcgtggcgCTGCACGCGTGTGGCAACGCCACCGACTTTACGATTGCGAGGTGCCTGGCAGCGGGGGCCGCGTTCGCGGTAAGCCCTTGCTGCATAGGTAAGCTGAAGTTCAGTTTGGCGGGCGGGTCATCGTTCAGCGCGACGAACAAGGACTGGACGACGaaggggggcgacggggacggggacggggaccaGGTGGTGTGTCCCGTCATAACGCATCCCCGGTCGAAGTGGATGGCTGAGCAGCTCGCCGGCCCGGGCGACTTtgccgcgctggcgcaggcTGCGGACACCGGTCATGGAGACGGGGCGAACGCCGACACGATCACAGACCTCGGGGCGAGAGCGAAAATGAACGTGGAGCTGGAccgggcggaggctgcgagggAGGCTGGGTACTCGGTGGAGTCGCTAAAACTGATCAGGGCCGCGGATGCTCCTCCGAACAAGTCGGACCTGCTCGTCGGGGTGCCCGCGAGCAGGGCCGGGGCGTTGAAGAGACTCAGGCCGCTCGTGTCATGCTCGTAG
- a CDS encoding predicted protein — protein sequence MFAVCVSLLLVWLATAEPSSFSDRGGVEARHRRGARRWTLSVGRVPDTDGPIAIEKKVLVDADDGPSPAPMGGGGSKLDEPVVGSTKKTADADEASFERGCGDVSKMFKDVAARYDTMKDTGVLVVDWSENHFNGIGDEMQHYQELLAIAVGTGRAPFLRTQRRECEGTGLAGAREPSSLKHLATKCHFDLGDFFTGAHGVDWKWDDAKELKVRDALGADDAKELVVTWSIHGMFFGHDDKDEHPTGEYAAAPDVNLVKVMMEHPKFREHKLVRLRIRTNFGHWCHPKELQRGSWGVCESYRYVVGIEEYKDRADESPCPGCAVGGCFGRAMLQPREALRRKLAPYVQKMEDEGWAATVAFHIRTGFADMSQVVPPESPRADNATLDTLDAFLASEAKRVKYPPPVCPDKDFGAATYFERTDGPLRTFLKCVISTAKNLAAKAGDRNKWGTFMLTDSPAVRAAVEREFVELDGRVVVTDGAYGNVKFANSGVCVQHGAKQSGSCDASDPRPAWERSMMDLYLVGRVDAVLMLYQSKFSVAAMMRGAVRYGQRELYQNTRITHSLVDPLVNEMKNGGWSRANEERKRMWTKLWDLFGPEGSREGLRTSSYASQ from the coding sequence ATGTTCGCGGTCTGCGTCTCGCTTCTCCTCGTCTGGCTCGCGACCGCGgaaccgtcgtcgttcaGCGATCGTGGGGGCGTCGAGGcacggcaccggcgcggggcaAGACGGTGGACTCTCTCGGTTGGGAGGGTCCCCGATACGGACGGCCCGATCGCGATTGAGAAGAAGGTGCTGGTGGACGCTGACGATGGGCCCTCCCCAGCACCCAtgggaggaggagggtcCAAGTTGgacgaacccgtcgtcggATCGACAAAAAAGACTGCCGATGCAGACGAAGCGTCGTTCGAGCGCGGGTGCGGGGACGTTTCGAAGATGTtcaaggacgtcgcggcgcggtaTGACACCATGAAGGACACCGGCGTGCTGGTGGTGGACTGGAGCGAGAACCACTTCAACGGCATCGGCGACGAGATGCAGCACTACCAGGAGttgctcgccatcgccgtcggcacGGGCCGCGCGCCGTTCCTTCGCACGCAACGGCGAGAGTGCGAGGGTACGGGCctggcgggcgcgagggagccgTCGAGTTTGAAGCACCTCGCGACCAAGTGCCACTTCGACCTCGGAGACTTCTTCACGGGAGCGCACGGCGTGGACTGGAAGTgggacgacgccaaggaACTCAAGGTGCGGGACGCGTTGGGCGCCGATgacgcgaaggagctcgtcgtcacCTGGTCAATACACGGGATGTTCTTCGGGCACGACGATAAAGACGAGCACCCGACGGGCGAGTACGCGGCCGCCCCGGACGTGAACCTGGTGAAGGTGATGATGGAGCACCCGAAGTTCCGCGAGCACAAGCTCGTGCGGCTGAGGATCAGGACAAACTTCGGGCACTGGTGCCACCCGAAGGAATTGCAGAGGGGCTCCTGGGGGGTGTGTGAGTCCTACCGGTACGTCGTCGGGATAGAGGAATACAAGGATAGGGCGGATGAAAGCCCGTGTCCGGGttgcgcggtgggcgggtGCTTCGGCAGGGCGATGTTGcagccgcgcgaggcgctgagGCGGAAACTGGCTCCCTACGTCCAGAAGATGGAGGACGAGGGGTGGGCCGCCACGGTTGCGTTTCACATCCGCACCGGGTTTGCGGACATGTCGCAGGTGGTTCCCCCGgagtcgcctcgcgcggacAACGCGACACTGGACACTCTCGACGCTTTcctcgcgtcggaggcgaaGCGGGTCAAatacccgccgccggtctgCCCGGACAAGGACTTTGGCGCCGCGACTTACTTTGAGCGCACCGACGGTCCCCTCCGAACGTTCCTCAAGTGCGTGATATCCACGGCGAAGAACCTGGCGGCTAAAGCCGGGGACCGCAATAAATGGGGCACGTTCATGCTCACCGACTCCCCCGCGGTTCGAGCCGCGGTTGAGCGCGAGTTCGTCGAGCTGGACGGGcgggtcgtcgtcaccgacggcgcgtaCGGCAACGTGAAATTCGCCAACAGCGGCGTGTGCGTTCAACACGGCGCAAAACAAAGCGGttcgtgcgacgcgtcggacccGAGGCCCGCGTGGGAGAGGAGCATGATGGACCTGTACCTCGTgggtcgcgtcgacgcggtgctgATGCTGTACCAGTCGAAGTtttccgtcgccgccatgaTGCGAGGGGCGGTGAGGTACGGGCAGCGCGAGCTGTATCAAAACACCCGCATCACGCACTCGCTGGTGGATCCCCTCGTGAACGAGATGAAGAACGGGGGATGGAGCAGGGCCAACGAGGAGAGGAAGAGGATGTGGACCAAGCTGTGGGACCTGTTCGGTCCGGAGGGAAGCAGAGAGGGGTTGCGCACATCCTCGTATGCCAGCCAGTAG
- a CDS encoding predicted protein, with amino-acid sequence MAGGAPPGKGQPEPAMGGAGGNGGETGQQQNNEMQVTQQQGQAMSVVHVLRLGLRIVGLGGNMAGLTDEQRARAEANKAAALARRAALAAQIQIPPRDDVTSQVAPERLRRLNFKRVDPRGRYVLLWVQSAQRAMHNDALEYAVQRANEHDVPLVAVFGSTAGFPHANERHLAFMYQGLVELRETLERTRGVQLLAYTPVGGGEPGEVIVAASAGAREVIVDAGYTRPLLDWRRTLAKRADRLVTEVECDVVVPLYGPGGGAGRSEPAAATLRPKILSRLPALTRNELEPTPLRRRLAARLDAEALLLGGEGEPGMAGFARVPLWESVDACLDALDAAVLGVGVDRSVKPASGYHVGGEREALRKLDRFLESKLTNYASSRNDPSLRLQSHLSPHIHYGQISVVYVAHRARKVAAARPELRRSVDVFLDELVVRRELAINFCLNNPAYDAYEGVPEWARRTLATHATDHRSFVYTLEQFERCATHDALWNAAQRELVVSGKQHNYLRMYWAKKMLEWSADPREAWCWAIHLNNKYSLDGRDPSSYTGVGWCWGLHDREFPEAAVTGTVRRMSEAGMRSKFNAGVSDYLNRWGDGDARSRAGKRSAAKAAAESAAGAPGTGTPRAESRQTRLEEMFSKKPKTGSGG; translated from the exons ATGGCGGGAGGTGCACCCCCTGGAAAGGGCCAACCCGAgcccgcgatgggcggcgccggaggtAACGGGGGCGAGACCGGCCAGCAGCAGAACAACGAGATGCAAGTGACGCAGCAGCAGGGCCAGGCGATGAGCGTG gTGCACGTGCTGAGGCTCGGTTTGCGAATCGTAGGTTTAGGTGGAAACATGGCGGGATTGACGGATgagcagcgcgcgagggcggaggcgaacaAGGCTGCCGCCCTTGCCAggcgagccgcgctcgccgcccagATCCAGATCCCTCCTCGAGACGACGTCACGTCCCAGGTTGCTCCCGAGAGGCTCCGCAGGCTCAACTTCaagcgcgtcgacccgcgggGCAGGTACGTCCTGCTCTGGGTCCAGTCCGCTCAGCGTGCGATGCATAACGACGCCCTGGAGTACGCCGTCCAACGAGCGAACGAGCACGACGTACCCCTCGTTGCCGTGTTTGGCTCCACCGCGGGCTTCCCCCACGCCAACGAGCGGCACCTGGCTTTCATGTACCAGGGACTGGTAGAGCTGAGGGAGACGCTGGAGCGAACCCGCGGGGTCCAGCTCCTGGCGTACACCCCCGTCGGAGGCGGTGAGCCGGGGGAGgtgatcgtcgcggcgtccgcgggggcgagggaggtgatcgtcgacgccggttACACGAGACCGCTGCTTGACTGGCGACGAACGCTCGCCAAACGCGCGGACCGACTCGTCACCGAGGTTGAGTGCGACGTGGTGGTGCCCCTGTACGGGCCtgggggaggcgcggggaggTCCGAACCCGCGGCTGCGACGCTCAGGCCCAAGATCCTGTCGCGCTTGCCCGCGCTGACGCggaacgagctcgagccgacgccgcttcGGAGGCGGTTAGCCGCGAGgttggacgcggaggctctgctgctcggcggcgagggggagCCCGGCATggcggggttcgcgcgcgtccccctGTGGGAGTCCGTGGACGCGTGCCTCGACGcgttggacgccgccgtcctcggcgtcggcgtggacagGAGCGTCAAGCCCGCGTCTGGCTaccacgtcggcggcgagcgagagGCGCTTCGCAAGCTCGATCGTTTCCTCGAGAGTAAGCTCACCAACTACGCGTCCTCCCGCAACGACCCGTCCCTGCGCCTGCAGTCGCACCTCTCGCCGCACATACACTACGGCCAGATCAGCGTGGTGTACGTGGCGCACAGGGCGAggaaggtggcggcggctaGGCCCGAGCTGAGGCGGTCGGTGGACGTCTTTTTAGACGAGCTGGTGGttcggcgcgagctcgccatcAACTTTTGTCTCAACAATCCCGCGTACGACGCGTACGAGGGGGTGCCGGAATGGGCGCGTCGGACCCTGGCGACGCATGCGACGGACCACAGGTCGTTCGTGTACACCTTGGAGCAGTTTGAGAGGTgcgcgacgcacgacgcGCTGTGGAACGCGGCGCAGAGGGAGCTGGTCGTCTCCGGGAAGCAGCACAACTACCTCCGCATGTACTGGGCCAAGAAGATGCTCGAGTGGTCGGCCGATCCCAGAGAGGCGTGGTGCTGGGCGATCCACCTCAACAACAAGTACAGCCTGGACGGCAGGGACCCGAGCAGCTACACGGGCGTGGGGTGGTGCTGGGGTCTGCACGACAGGGAGTtcccggaggcggcggtgacgggaACGGTGCGGAGGATGTCGGAGGCTGGCATGCGGTCCAAGTTTAACGCCGGAGTCAGCGATTACCTGAACCGAtggggcgacggggatgcgagatcgcgggcggggaagAGATCCGCGGCaaaggctgccgccgagtcagcggcgggggcgccggggaccgGAACTCCCCGAGCAGAGTCCAGGCAGACGAGGCTGGAGGAGATGTTCTCAAAGAAGCCAAAGACCGGCAGCGGCGGCTAA
- a CDS encoding ras-related gtp-binding protein (Rab; expressed): MGAGSQQYDHLIKLLLIGDSGVGKSCLLLRFSEDQFTSSFITTIGIDFKIRTVELDGKRVKLQIWDTAGQERFRTITNAYYRGAHGILLTYDVTDEGSFNNVRNWMRNIEQHASDGVSKVLVGNKSDAEEKRVISTEQGEALAKEFGIPFFETSAKANTNVNDAFFAIARIIKAGLKTSGDGGGAGVKLGPPPKAKSGTSCC, translated from the exons ATGGGGGCCGGCAGCCAGCAGTACGACCACCTGATCAAGCTGCTGCTCATCGGAGACAGCG GCGTGGGCAAGAGCTGCCTGCTGCTGCGTTTCTCCGAGGACCAGTTCACGAGCAGCTTCATCACGACGATCGGCATAGACTTCAAGATCCGCACGGTGGAGCTTGACGGGAAGCGCGTGAAGCTTCAGATTTGGGACACCGCGGGCCAGGAACGGTTCCGCACGATCACCAACGCGTACTACAGGGGAGCCCATGGCATCCTGCTGACGTACGACGTGACCGACGAGGGGTCTTTCAACAACGTGAGGAACTGGATGAGGAACATTGAGCagcacgcgagcgacggcgtgaGCAAAGTTCTAGTCGGGAACAAatcggacgcggaggagaagcgGGTGATCTCGACGGAGCAGGgggaggcgctggcgaaggAGTTCGGCATCCCGTTCTTCGAGACGAGTGCAAAGGCCAACACCAACGTCAACGACGCGTTCTTTGCCATCGCGAGGATCATCAAGGCGGGTTTGAAAAcgagcggggacggcggcggcgcgggggtcaaGCTCGGACCGCCCCCCAAGGCAAAGTCGGGAACCTCCTGCTGCTGA
- a CDS encoding predicted protein translates to MDTESPAAASPSKKPRHDDVVENKRNVTINACLRPTSTATHEDVRAAILKWLGAGAVGLRPSGGFLALPKFCDGHHIVTEHVESVTEMDGEDDIATYKEWVLPSRDFHGLWESLVYGDDVKLRLTKYAGNALLFSQRGVDPNLIAWNRVVLLHGPPGTGKTTLCKALAQQLAIRFQDTYPTSVLVEVNAHSLFSRWFSESGKLVSRLFQKIQDLLDDEGSLVFVLIDEVESLAAARKAAASGAEPSDAIRVVNALLTQVDGLKHRSNAMVLTTSNITEAIDLAFVDRADIKAYVGPPGFEARYSIIISAIEELIAKDLVQVGESETRLPALQVLREHAKTGGVNDLEATEGFSGRALRKLPFLAYAQAHTNGRCSLLGFLNGFRRAIMQERKDQTSLKQ, encoded by the exons ATGGATACCGAGAGCCCCGCGgcagcgtcgccgtcgaagaaGCCGCGACATGACGACGTTGTTGAAAACAAGCGGAACGTGACGATCAACGCGTGTCTACGCCCGACGAGCACCGCGACGCACGAGGACGTCCGAGCAGCCATCTTGAAGTGGCTTGGAGCAGGGGCCGTAGGGCTGAGGCCGTCGGGCGGCTTCTTGGCGCTGCCCAAGTTTTGTGATGGGCATCACATCGTCACCGAGCACGTCGAGAGCGTCACC gagATGGACGGTGAAGACGACATCGCCACATACAAGGAGTGGGTGCTGCCGTCGCGGGACTTCCACGGCCTGTGGGAATCTCTCGTCTACGGGGACGACGTGAAGCTGAGGCTGACGAAGTACGCCGGGAACGCGCTGCTCTTCTCCCAGAGGGGTGTGGACCCGAACCTCATCGCGTGGAACAGGGTGGTGCTCCTGCACGGTCCGCCGGGCACGGGAAAGACCACGCTGTGCAAGGCCCTGGCGCAGCAGCTCGCGATACGATTTCAGGACACGTATCCCACCTCGGTGCTCGTCGAGGTGAACGCTCACAGCCTCTTCAGCCGCTGGTTCAGCGAGAGCGGCAAGCTCGTGTCGCGGCTGTTTCAAAAGATCCAGGacctgctcgacgacgagggctcGCTGGTTTTCGTGCTGATTGACGAGGTGGAGTCGctggcggccgcgaggaaggctgcggcgtcgggtgcggAGCCATCGGATGCCATCAGGGTGGTCAACGCGTTGCTCACGCAGGTGGACGGCCTGAAGCACAGATCCAACGCGATGGTTCTCACGACTTCAAACATCACGGAGGCAATCGACCTGGCGTTTGTGGACAGGGCAGACATCAAGGCGTACGTGGGACCGCCGGGGTTCGAAGCGAGGTACTCGATAATTATTTCGGCGATCGAAGAGCTTATCGCGAAGGATCTGGTGCAGGTAGGCGAAAGTGAAACTCGGTTGCCGGCGTTACAGGTGTTAAGAGAGCACGCGAAAACGGGTGGAGTTAATGATTTGGAAGC AACCGAAGGTTTTAGCGGGCGGGCACTTAGGAAGCTGCCGTTCCTTGCCTACGCCCAGGCTCACACAAACGGACGATGTTCCTTGCTCGGGTTCTTGAACGGGTTTCGACGGGCCATAATGCAGGAGCGCAAGGATCAAACTTCGCTTAAACAATAG
- a CDS encoding predicted protein (Encodes a prasinophyte-specific RWP-RK family transcription factor.), translating to MPKKRGGGQSKSLTLEELSANFHLPINDVARKLGLCVTVLKQRCREHGITRWPYRKVKKLDNIIHALECPGDGGVADATRRLETVKRTREVLITDPNSKAHLRVGKLKAVRRRSLGSKSGYGSGGSGSDNSGGTAFGVMRHRQNSSGIDGLLEAATTLSDGETPGTPTREPDAIRDRSPRISGALQALTGGISAHDTDTGAGAEAAALALNALKPGGAFQAVRAAVDVANKAAAPAAPAFDANAYAAAMAAFAGHMGNAAAAAATPPPAPPTPANPMAALMANPMFAWMAAMGNVAQAQAQAAQAAQAAQAAATPPAPNFLQMAAAAAAAAQAAQPQSAHQPL from the exons ATGCCCAAg aaacgaggaggcggccagTCGAAGAGCCTgacgctcgaggagctcagcgCGAACTTCCACCTTCCCATCAACGACGTTGCTCGCAAG CTCGGGCTGTGCGTCACCGTCCTGAAGCAGCGATGCCGCGAACACGGCATCACGCGCTGGCCGTACCGCAAG GTGAAGAAACTCGATAACATCATCCACGCGCTGGAGtgtcccggcgacggcggcgtcgcggacgccacccGCAGGCTCGAGACGGTCAAGAGGACGCGCGAGGTTCTCATCACCGACCCCAACAGCAAGGCGCACCTGAGGGTCGGCAAGCTCAAGGCtgttcgccgccgatcgcTCGGATCCAAGTCCGGgtacggcagcggcggcagcggctcCGACAACAGCGGCGGCACCGCCTTCGGCGTGATGAGGCACCGACAGAACAGCTCCGGCATCGAcggcctcctcgaggcggcgacgacgctctcGGATGGGGAGACGCccgggacgccgacgagggagcCGGACGCGATCAGGGACAGGTCCCCGCGCATCTCCGGCGCGCTTCAGGCCCTCACCGGCGGTATTAGCGCACACGATACGGAcacgggggcgggggcggaggcggcggcgctcgcgctcaatGCGCTCAAGCCCGGCGGGGCGTTCCAGGCTGTGAGGGCGGCGGTTGACGTCGCGAAcaaggcggccgcgccggcggctccggcgttTGACGCCaacgcgtacgccgcggcgatggccgcgttCGCGGGACACATGGGGAACGctgcagcggcggcggcgacgccccctcCCGCTCCACCCACCCCGGCCAACCCGATGGCTGCGCTGATGGCGAACCCGATGTTTGCGtggatggcggcgatgggaaacgtggcgcaggcgcaggcgcaggcggcgcaggcggcgcaggcggcgcaggcggccgcgactcccccggcgcccaaCTTTCTCCAGATGGCGGCTGCTGCGGCAGcagcggcgcaggcggcgcagccCCAATCCGCGCACCAGCCCCTATAG
- a CDS encoding predicted protein, with protein MSVEASASGRTLRVDQCPPNTRLLFDNPETLISHRWDPKRQKNAFVARPTEAFTVAQWEIDKYVRDAPKIEAEAEAPPADEGVRSLRPPTFPDDRSEKAYVAWCNPEGSVRGAAVHRIKKHGAGVAPPGYLVDHRSKREPPRANASLAVRGSLSTWIAPGEDTLGATIVGTSTVRQTHAPLSSTEYVSRRIGKGSFGEGFGSGDVAAVATPPRARDPLRLTHGRAPGGPDDWKTAHFHARSRSSHGVPADALDPVEAATRTSRFGVYTRTAGVTAVGSINSSGFGAMNSTAARLGLTTTSGPRAAFTRSDNSGGSFGLVGDSWRERVTAGAERKRAAEVAGERRSGNGRGGGGLPVDDGEVERIRAEREARIRVPMPSAGASRPGTANVGSPVAGFREDFEFGDSAVTEQELVSKESHLARLRTISRSLNARQTHIVGRRMEKARIQIEEDVAARFALR; from the coding sequence ATGTCggtcgaggcgagcgcgagcgggcgcACTTTGCGCGTGGACCAGTGCCCGCCGAACACCCGCCTGCTGTTCGACAATCCGGAGACCCTCATCTCGCACCGATGGGACCCCAAGCGGCAAAAGAACGCCTTCGTGGCCAGGCCCACCGAGGCATTCACCGTCGCCCAGTGGGAGATCGACAAGTAcgtgcgcgacgcaccgAAAAtagaggcggaggcggaggcgccgcccgcggacgagggcgtgcGCTCGCTGCGCCCCCCGACGTTCCCGGACGACCGCTCCGAGAAGGCGTACGTCGCGTGGTGCAACCCCGAGGGatccgttcgcggcgccgcggtgcacaGGATCAAGAagcacggcgcgggcgtcgctcCCCCAGGGTACCTCGTCGACCACAGGTCCAAACGAGaaccgccccgcgcgaacgcgtcgctcgccgtccgGGGATCCCTGTCCACGTggatcgcgccgggcgaggaTACGCTGGGCGCCACGATCGTCGGGACGTCCACCGTGCGTcagacgcacgcgccgctgTCCTCCACCGAGTACGTGTCGCGGCGAATCGGCAAAGGTTCATTCGGCGAAGGGTTCGGGTCGGgagacgtcgcggccgtcgccacgccgccgcgcgcgagggatcCCCTGAGGCTCACGCACGGCAGGGCGCCCGGCGGTCCGGACGATTGGAAAACCGCGCACTTCCACGCCAGGTCGCGGTCCTCGCACGGCgttcccgccgacgcgttggacccggtggaggctgcgacgaggacgagcaggTTCGGCGTATATACGCGGACCGCCGGGGTCACCGCGGTGGGGTCGATCAACTCCTCGGGCTTCGGGGCGATGaactcgaccgcggcgaggctcgggttgacgacgacgagcggccctcgcgccgcgttcacgcGGTCGGATAACTCCGGGGGTTCGTTcggtctcgtcggcgacTCGTGGAGGGAGCGGgtcaccgcgggggcggagagGAAGAGGGCCGCGGAAGTGGCCGGGGAGAGGCGCTCGGGGAacggcaggggcggcggggggctccccgtggacgacggcgaggtggaaCGCATCCGCGCGGAGCGAGAGGCGAGGATCCGGGTGCCGATGCcatccgccggcgcgagcagGCCGGGCACGGCAAACGTCGGGTCCCCGGTCGCGGGGTTCCGGGAGGATTTCGAGTTTGGCGATTCGGCGGTGACCGAGCAGGAGCTGGTGAGCAAGGAGTCCCATCTGGCGCGTCTGCGAACGATAAGCCGATCGCTGAACGCTCGACAGACGCACATAGTGGGCAGGCGCATGGAGAAGGCGCGGATCCAAATCGAGGAGGATGTGGCCGCGAGGTTTGCTTTGCGATAG
- a CDS encoding predicted protein has translation MPSFSHSSRAAPMIVASVSLKPVATARVSAGKLRARPSSQGRGAARRPGGFSAEHEARLSSENPTGGNTSMDEASVVDPYGHVADVMSSPARTLTTGLPLEDAIVATTMERYQTGACCGVLSRTDLDRVKSLGGYTVEDVMSSPPRTCKQRATVASVAGMMLKHKIHRIPVVNDRDVPIGIVTRTDIFEPLLAKSQDLLVNQETRR, from the exons ATGCCCTCGTTTTCAcactcctcccgcgccgcgcccatgatcgtcgcgtccgtaTCGCTCaagcccgtcgcgaccgcacgcgtctccgcgggtaaactgcgcgcgcgcccctccaGCCAagggcggggcgccgcgcggaggccgGGAGGCTTCTCAGCGGAGCACGAAGCCAGGTTATCGTCGGAGAACCCAACCGGAGGTAACACCTCCATGGACGAGGCATCCGTCGTTGACCCGTACggccacgtcgccgacgttaTGTCAAGTCCGGCGCGCACGCTCACCACGGGTCTGCCTCTggaggacgccatcgtcgcgacaACCATGGAGCGCTACCAG ACAGGGGCGTGCTGCGGCGTGTTATCCAGAACGGACCTCGACAGGGTCAAAAGCCTCGGCGGATACACCGTGGAGGACGTGATgtcgagcccgccgcgcacctgcaagcagcgcgcgacggtggcctccgtcgccggcatGATGCTGAAGCACAAGATCCACCGCATCCCCGTCGTTAACGACCGCGACGTGCCCATCGGCATCGTGACGAGGACCGACATCTTCGAGCCCCTCCTCGCCAAGTCCCAGGACCTCCTCGTCAACCAGGAGACACGCAGGTGA